One segment of Vibrio gazogenes DNA contains the following:
- the fadA gene encoding acetyl-CoA C-acyltransferase FadA has protein sequence MSKQAVIVDCIRTPMGRSKEGVFRHTRAETLSAHLMQSLIQRNPQIPVTEIEDIYWGCVQQTLEQGMNIARNAAVLAGLPFEIGAVTVNRLCGSSMQALHDAARSVSAGDADICLIGGVEHMGHVPMTHGIDMHPGLSKHAAKAAGMMGLTAEMLAKQNHISREAQDQFALRSHQRAAQATEKKLFQREIVPTQGHDEQGALIALQEDEVIRRDASLDSLASLKPVFDPANGTVTAGSSSALSDGASAMVVMTEEKAQQLGLPIRAKIRAMAVAGCEPSVMGIGPVPATRKALNRAGLSLHDIDIIELNEAFAAQALSCIQHFELTDSFDDKVNLWGGAIALGHPLGCSGARISTTLLHVMEHQDAQFGLATMCIGMGQGIATIFERVR, from the coding sequence ATGAGTAAGCAAGCAGTGATCGTTGATTGTATCCGCACACCAATGGGCCGTTCAAAAGAAGGCGTGTTCCGCCATACTCGTGCAGAAACACTGTCCGCACATTTGATGCAATCACTGATTCAACGTAACCCACAAATCCCGGTTACAGAAATCGAAGACATTTATTGGGGATGTGTTCAACAAACGCTAGAACAGGGAATGAATATTGCGCGCAATGCCGCTGTTTTAGCCGGACTGCCATTTGAAATAGGCGCAGTCACGGTGAATCGCCTGTGTGGTTCGTCGATGCAGGCTCTACACGATGCCGCGAGATCTGTTTCTGCCGGAGACGCTGATATTTGTCTCATCGGTGGGGTGGAACATATGGGTCATGTCCCGATGACGCATGGGATTGATATGCATCCCGGCCTTAGTAAACATGCGGCGAAAGCTGCCGGGATGATGGGTTTGACCGCAGAAATGTTGGCCAAACAAAACCACATCAGTCGAGAGGCTCAAGATCAATTTGCTTTACGCTCTCATCAAAGAGCGGCACAGGCAACCGAGAAAAAGTTATTTCAACGGGAAATCGTACCAACGCAAGGCCACGATGAACAAGGTGCGCTGATTGCGCTGCAAGAGGACGAAGTCATTCGTCGTGATGCCTCGCTCGATTCCCTTGCATCGCTCAAACCTGTTTTCGACCCAGCAAACGGAACCGTAACCGCCGGAAGTTCTTCTGCCTTATCAGACGGAGCGTCAGCAATGGTTGTCATGACAGAAGAAAAAGCACAGCAACTCGGATTACCCATTCGCGCAAAGATTCGGGCAATGGCGGTCGCAGGATGTGAACCTTCAGTGATGGGAATAGGCCCCGTCCCTGCAACCCGAAAAGCACTGAACAGAGCCGGATTATCTTTGCACGATATTGACATCATCGAACTGAATGAAGCCTTTGCAGCACAAGCTCTTTCTTGTATCCAGCACTTTGAACTGACGGATAGCTTTGATGATAAAGTGAATTTATGGGGCGGTGCGATTGCATTGGGTCACCCGCTGGGATGTTCAGGTGCCAGAATATCGACAACACTATTACATGTGATGGAACATCAGGATGCCCAGTTTGGGTTGGCAACTATGTGTATCGGGATGGGCCAGGGAATCGCAACTATTTTTGAACGCGTCCGCTAA
- the glmU gene encoding bifunctional UDP-N-acetylglucosamine diphosphorylase/glucosamine-1-phosphate N-acetyltransferase GlmU, with amino-acid sequence MKFSAVILAAGKGTRMYSQLPKVLHTLAGKPMVKHVIDTCQGIGVQQIHLVYGHGGELMQQQLSTESVNWVLQSQQLGTGHAVDQAAPYFQDDEQIIVLYGDVPLISEETIDNLLSSQPQGGIGLLTVVLDNPTGYGRIIRQNDAVTAIVEQKDASEAELAIQEVNTGVLVASGKDLKRWLSGLENNNVQGEYYLTDVIAAAHAEGRAIQAVHPIDSMEVEGVNDRVQLSRLERAYQNSLANKLLTQGVMLRDPARFDLRGQLQCGYDVEIDVNVVIEGSVSLGNNVIIGAGSVLKDCEIDDNTIIRPYSVIEGATVGEMCTVGPFTRLRPGAELKDDAHVGNFVEVKNARLGQGSKANHLTYLGDAEIGDRVNVGAGVITCNYDGANKHKTVIGDDVFVGSDSQLVAPVTVGDGATIGAGTTLTRNVAQGELVITRAKERRVEGWQRPEKNKS; translated from the coding sequence ATGAAATTCAGTGCCGTGATTTTGGCCGCGGGAAAAGGAACCCGGATGTATTCTCAGTTACCCAAGGTTCTCCATACGTTGGCAGGCAAACCGATGGTAAAACATGTGATTGATACATGTCAGGGGATTGGTGTTCAGCAAATTCACCTTGTTTATGGCCATGGTGGGGAGTTGATGCAACAACAACTTTCAACTGAATCCGTCAATTGGGTACTGCAGTCGCAGCAATTGGGAACAGGACATGCGGTTGATCAGGCGGCTCCGTATTTTCAGGACGATGAGCAGATCATTGTTTTGTATGGTGATGTGCCGTTGATTTCGGAAGAGACGATCGACAATTTGCTCTCTTCACAGCCACAAGGTGGGATCGGGTTATTAACCGTCGTATTAGACAATCCTACAGGATATGGACGAATTATCCGTCAAAACGATGCTGTGACTGCCATTGTTGAGCAGAAAGATGCCTCAGAAGCTGAACTGGCGATCCAAGAAGTGAATACCGGTGTGTTGGTGGCTTCAGGAAAAGATCTCAAACGCTGGCTATCAGGTTTAGAAAATAATAATGTTCAAGGTGAATATTATCTAACGGATGTTATTGCGGCAGCCCATGCGGAAGGAAGAGCGATTCAAGCCGTTCATCCGATTGATTCAATGGAAGTGGAAGGCGTGAATGATCGTGTTCAGTTGTCTCGGTTGGAAAGAGCTTATCAGAATTCGTTGGCGAATAAACTCTTAACGCAAGGGGTTATGCTTCGGGATCCGGCTCGGTTTGATCTCCGGGGACAGTTACAGTGTGGTTATGATGTCGAAATTGATGTCAATGTTGTTATCGAAGGCAGTGTTTCGCTGGGAAACAATGTGATTATCGGTGCCGGTTCGGTATTGAAAGATTGTGAGATTGATGACAACACCATTATTCGTCCGTACAGCGTTATTGAGGGGGCGACGGTCGGAGAAATGTGTACCGTCGGGCCGTTTACTCGGTTGAGACCGGGTGCTGAGTTAAAAGATGATGCGCATGTCGGTAATTTTGTCGAAGTTAAAAATGCACGGTTAGGCCAAGGCTCGAAAGCTAATCATCTCACTTATCTGGGTGATGCTGAAATCGGTGATCGCGTAAACGTTGGTGCGGGTGTGATTACTTGTAATTATGATGGTGCCAATAAACATAAAACAGTGATTGGTGACGATGTATTTGTCGGGTCTGACAGTCAGCTGGTGGCACCGGTCACGGTTGGAGATGGTGCGACTATTGGAGCAGGGACGACATTAACCCGAAATGTGGCTCAGGGAGAATTAGTGATTACCCGAGCGAAAGAACGTCGGGTTGAAGGTTGGCAAAGACCCGAGAAAAACAAATCCTAA
- a CDS encoding F0F1 ATP synthase subunit epsilon gives MASIPFHLDVVSAEKKIFSGMVETFQVTGSEGELGIYHGHAPLLTAIKPGMVRIVKQHGHEEIIYVSGGIVEVQASTSTVLADTAIRGEDLDAAKAEEAKRHAEENIQNQQGGMDFAQAASELAKAIAKLRVIELVKKRR, from the coding sequence ATGGCATCAATACCCTTTCATCTGGATGTGGTCAGTGCTGAGAAGAAAATTTTCTCTGGCATGGTTGAAACATTTCAGGTGACCGGTAGCGAAGGTGAACTTGGTATTTACCATGGTCACGCACCGCTTCTGACCGCTATAAAGCCTGGTATGGTGCGTATTGTGAAGCAGCACGGCCACGAAGAAATCATTTATGTTTCTGGTGGTATAGTGGAAGTTCAGGCAAGTACCTCTACGGTACTGGCTGATACAGCCATTCGTGGTGAAGATCTAGACGCAGCAAAGGCGGAAGAAGCCAAGCGTCATGCTGAAGAAAATATTCAGAATCAGCAAGGCGGTATGGACTTCGCGCAGGCGGCCAGTGAACTGGCTAAAGCCATTGCTAAGCTACGAGTAATCGAGCTGGTTAAAAAACGTCGTTAA